The following proteins are co-located in the Noviherbaspirillum sp. UKPF54 genome:
- a CDS encoding glycosyltransferase family 39 protein: protein MLDFPSRIRRSADREAPAPVPKLGMPALLALAIAFLLPGLIGHDPWKQDETYIFGIIHHLLESGDWVVPTVAGEPFMEKPPLYYWIAAGFAWMFSPWLQLHDGARLATGFFMTITCCALGWTARHCWGRGIGRLGVLALLGCLGTVYYSHLMLTDVPLLTGFALASCGFALARTRSQAGGLLLGIGVGVGFLSKGVLAPGVLGLTAILLPACFANWRSRTYLRTLALALLVALPALLLWPTALYLRSPALFMEWFWMNNVGRFLGFSVQQLGAPHADGFWQETLPWFAFPALPLAMLTLWQRRKTIRDSAPLQFSLVLFGVLMAVLAVSASARPNYALPLLAPLCILAAPSVAALPASVDRMWAWSARLLFGSLAFAVGAIWVWLMVRGPLPDSWSAIGRYLPLDFRPQLNFNALTMAPLLILAVAYAASRQPRAQGRGMVNWVAGITLCWGLVATLWLDWIDTAKSYRGVFASMESALPYSHRCMASSGLGESERAMLRYVLGIDTQRREIAPDDHCDLLLIDGVADAPPRDIDTSLWKLVWEGARPSDQHERLWLFKAVETAGSLATAGQSSSPH, encoded by the coding sequence ATGCTCGATTTTCCCTCCCGCATACGGCGCAGCGCAGATCGCGAGGCACCGGCGCCTGTTCCGAAGCTCGGCATGCCGGCGCTACTGGCCCTGGCCATTGCATTCCTTTTGCCGGGACTGATCGGGCACGATCCCTGGAAACAGGATGAGACCTACATTTTCGGAATCATCCACCACTTGCTCGAGAGCGGCGACTGGGTAGTGCCGACGGTGGCCGGTGAGCCGTTCATGGAAAAGCCGCCGCTCTACTACTGGATCGCGGCCGGCTTCGCCTGGATGTTTTCGCCCTGGTTGCAGCTGCACGATGGCGCCCGGCTGGCAACAGGCTTTTTCATGACGATCACCTGCTGCGCGCTCGGATGGACAGCCCGGCACTGCTGGGGCCGCGGCATCGGCCGCCTGGGCGTACTGGCCCTGCTCGGTTGCCTGGGCACCGTCTACTACAGCCACCTGATGTTGACCGACGTCCCCCTGCTGACCGGATTTGCGCTGGCATCGTGCGGTTTTGCGCTGGCGCGTACCCGTTCGCAAGCTGGCGGCCTCCTGCTCGGCATCGGCGTGGGCGTCGGTTTCCTGTCCAAGGGCGTGCTTGCCCCCGGCGTACTGGGACTGACCGCCATCCTGCTGCCAGCCTGCTTCGCAAACTGGCGTAGCCGCACCTACCTGCGCACCTTGGCGCTGGCGCTGCTGGTGGCGTTGCCGGCGCTGCTGCTGTGGCCGACCGCGCTGTACCTGCGTTCGCCCGCGCTGTTCATGGAGTGGTTCTGGATGAACAACGTCGGCCGCTTCCTCGGTTTTTCCGTGCAACAGCTCGGCGCTCCGCATGCCGACGGTTTTTGGCAGGAGACCTTGCCCTGGTTTGCCTTCCCGGCCCTGCCGCTTGCCATGCTCACGCTCTGGCAGCGGCGCAAGACGATACGGGACAGCGCGCCGCTCCAGTTTTCGCTGGTCCTGTTCGGGGTGCTGATGGCGGTGCTGGCGGTATCGGCGTCCGCCCGCCCCAACTACGCGCTGCCGTTGCTGGCTCCGCTGTGCATCCTGGCGGCCCCGTCGGTCGCTGCACTTCCCGCCAGCGTGGATCGCATGTGGGCGTGGAGCGCGCGCCTGCTGTTCGGGTCGCTGGCATTTGCCGTCGGCGCGATCTGGGTCTGGCTCATGGTGCGCGGCCCGCTGCCGGACAGCTGGTCGGCGATAGGCCGCTACCTGCCTCTCGATTTCAGGCCGCAGCTGAACTTCAATGCGCTCACGATGGCGCCGCTGCTGATACTTGCGGTCGCCTACGCGGCGTCGCGCCAGCCGCGCGCCCAGGGGCGCGGCATGGTCAACTGGGTCGCCGGAATCACACTGTGCTGGGGGCTGGTTGCAACCTTGTGGCTGGACTGGATCGACACGGCCAAGAGCTATCGCGGGGTGTTCGCATCGATGGAAAGCGCGCTGCCCTACAGTCATCGTTGCATGGCCAGTTCCGGGCTGGGCGAGTCGGAACGCGCCATGCTGCGCTATGTCCTCGGCATCGATACGCAGCGCCGGGAGATCGCGCCGGACGATCACTGCGACTTGTTGCTGATCGATGGCGTGGCCGACGCCCCGCCGCGCGATATCGACACCAGCCTCTGGAAGCTGGTGTGGGAAGGAGCCCGCCCGTCCGACCAGCACGAACGCCTCTGGCTGTTCAAGGCCGTCGAAACGGCAGGATCGCTCGCGACAGCCGGGCAATCATCCTCCCCTCACTGA
- a CDS encoding phospholipase D family protein, producing MKFAFPVVLSALLSLAAPAFAKPISLLDELSQAVQARTDKAPATPQIETGFSPDGDAERLILKVINSATRELRLAAYSFTSPKIVQALVKAKKRGVDVRVVVDDSALKSKSGVAALNLLANAHIPTRTNGKYAIHHDKYIIVDDQHVQTGSFNYSQAAASSNSENVIVVWHNPQLAASYARHWESRYAEGKEFNSTY from the coding sequence ATGAAATTCGCCTTTCCCGTCGTCCTTTCCGCACTCTTATCGCTTGCTGCTCCCGCCTTCGCCAAGCCAATCTCACTGCTCGACGAGCTGAGCCAGGCGGTCCAGGCGCGCACCGACAAGGCGCCGGCCACGCCGCAGATCGAGACTGGGTTTTCGCCCGACGGCGATGCCGAGCGGCTTATCCTGAAGGTGATCAATTCCGCGACACGCGAGCTGCGCCTGGCAGCCTACTCGTTCACCTCGCCGAAAATCGTGCAGGCGCTCGTCAAGGCGAAAAAGCGCGGCGTGGACGTGCGCGTGGTGGTCGACGACAGCGCTCTGAAGTCGAAGTCCGGCGTCGCCGCGCTCAACCTGCTGGCGAACGCGCATATTCCGACCCGCACCAATGGCAAGTACGCGATTCACCACGACAAGTACATCATCGTCGACGACCAGCATGTGCAGACCGGCTCGTTCAACTACAGTCAGGCGGCGGCCAGTTCCAACAGCGAAAACGTGATCGTCGTCTGGCACAACCCGCAACTGGCGGCGTCCTATGCAAGGCATTGGGAGAGCCGTTACGCGGAGGGCAAGGAATTCAATTCGACGTACTAG
- a CDS encoding M1 family metallopeptidase has product MKAGKMRCAFRLLAVLFFLLIGAAARAAAPALQLQVELDPGTRRFDALAELVPASADFRFALHESLQVTAAAVGGKKLELHPTGRNGALRGWRVQLPPGGGLLQLKYGGILPPLDRSLDHRGVLRSLPPMASREGSFLPAGGAWYPQPATLFSYRVTITVPAGQHALVPGTLLSEREAPADGAKSYRATFEFAQPADGIDLMAGPWIVREKMMPRTDAPDAAPLRLRTYFTPELDAMPGLADGYLDDTAHYLARYSRQIGAYPFAGFSIVANPLPTGFGMPSLTYLGADVLKLPFIRATSLGHEVLHNWWGNGVYVDYDSGNWSEGLTTFMADYAYKERESAEAAREMRLAWLRDFAAVPAQDQQTLASFRSRTHGAAAAIGYGKSAMLFVMLRDAIGEEAFDKGVRAFWQSQRFKRASWDDLRIAFERASGKSLAGFFSQWLTRAGGPAVKIDAASATSQAGTHRMQLNVQQTAPAYALHLPVELVFADHAEMRWIDVARASETVTLDVPARPAGVRLDPDLRVWRRLDPDQLPPILRQWFIASPARLAVVTPSPEAREAADALARRLFETPPRPAAAVDAKSGTEPLMLIGLHADIDAALMRAGLPPRPPELAGKGSAQVWTIFHGSAGASPVAVVSATDANALRALQRPLPHYGAQSWLVFDGSRAIARGVWPQPGRLTEVRAGP; this is encoded by the coding sequence ATGAAGGCAGGAAAAATGCGCTGCGCCTTCCGCCTGCTGGCCGTCCTGTTTTTCCTGCTGATCGGCGCAGCCGCGCGCGCGGCAGCGCCCGCGCTGCAACTGCAGGTCGAACTCGATCCCGGCACCCGCCGCTTCGACGCGCTCGCCGAGCTGGTTCCCGCATCGGCCGATTTCCGCTTCGCGCTGCATGAATCGCTGCAAGTAACCGCAGCCGCGGTCGGCGGCAAAAAGCTGGAACTCCATCCCACCGGCCGCAACGGCGCGCTCCGCGGCTGGCGCGTTCAGTTGCCTCCCGGCGGCGGCCTGCTGCAGCTGAAATACGGCGGCATACTGCCGCCGCTGGACCGCAGCCTGGACCATCGCGGCGTGCTGCGCAGCCTGCCGCCGATGGCGTCGCGCGAAGGCAGCTTTCTGCCCGCGGGCGGCGCGTGGTATCCGCAGCCCGCCACCCTGTTCAGCTATCGGGTAACGATCACGGTGCCGGCCGGCCAGCATGCGCTGGTTCCCGGCACCCTGCTGTCGGAGCGGGAAGCGCCCGCCGACGGAGCCAAATCCTATCGCGCCACGTTCGAGTTCGCGCAACCTGCTGACGGCATCGACCTCATGGCCGGCCCGTGGATCGTGCGCGAAAAGATGATGCCCCGGACAGATGCCCCGGACGCCGCGCCGCTGCGCCTGCGCACGTACTTCACGCCCGAGCTCGACGCCATGCCCGGCTTGGCAGACGGCTATCTCGACGATACGGCGCACTATCTCGCACGCTATTCCAGGCAGATCGGCGCCTATCCTTTCGCCGGATTTTCGATCGTCGCCAACCCGCTGCCGACCGGGTTCGGCATGCCCAGCCTGACCTATCTCGGCGCCGACGTGCTGAAGCTGCCGTTCATCCGCGCCACCTCGCTCGGCCACGAGGTATTGCACAACTGGTGGGGCAACGGCGTGTACGTCGATTACGACAGCGGCAACTGGAGCGAAGGCCTCACCACCTTCATGGCCGACTACGCCTACAAGGAGCGCGAATCAGCCGAGGCCGCGCGCGAAATGCGGCTGGCTTGGCTGCGCGATTTCGCGGCGGTGCCCGCGCAAGACCAGCAGACGCTCGCCAGTTTCCGCTCCCGCACGCATGGCGCGGCAGCCGCCATCGGCTATGGCAAGTCGGCGATGCTGTTCGTGATGCTGCGCGACGCCATCGGCGAGGAGGCATTCGACAAGGGCGTGCGCGCGTTCTGGCAAAGCCAGCGCTTCAAGCGGGCGAGCTGGGACGACTTGCGTATTGCCTTCGAGCGGGCGTCCGGTAAATCGCTGGCCGGCTTTTTCAGCCAATGGCTCACGCGCGCAGGCGGACCGGCAGTGAAAATTGACGCCGCCAGCGCAACAAGCCAGGCGGGAACGCATCGCATGCAGCTCAACGTGCAACAGACGGCTCCGGCCTATGCGCTGCATCTGCCGGTCGAGCTTGTTTTTGCAGATCATGCCGAAATGCGCTGGATCGACGTTGCGCGCGCCAGCGAAACGGTGACGCTGGATGTGCCCGCGCGGCCTGCCGGCGTGCGCCTCGATCCCGACCTGCGCGTCTGGCGCAGGCTCGACCCCGACCAGCTGCCGCCGATCCTGCGGCAATGGTTCATTGCCAGCCCGGCACGCCTGGCGGTCGTAACGCCATCGCCGGAGGCGCGGGAAGCGGCTGATGCACTCGCGCGCCGCCTGTTCGAAACCCCTCCGCGCCCGGCAGCGGCGGTTGATGCCAAAAGCGGAACGGAGCCGCTGATGCTCATCGGCCTGCACGCCGATATCGATGCTGCCCTCATGCGCGCCGGCCTGCCGCCGCGCCCCCCGGAGCTGGCAGGCAAAGGCAGCGCGCAGGTATGGACGATTTTCCACGGCAGCGCCGGCGCCAGTCCGGTCGCAGTGGTATCGGCAACCGACGCGAATGCATTGCGCGCGCTGCAGCGTCCGCTGCCGCATTACGGCGCACAAAGCTGGCTGGTGTTCGACGGCAGCCGCGCCATCGCACGCGGCGTGTGGCCGCAGCCCGGACGCTTGACCGAAGTCCGGGCAGGACCGTGA
- a CDS encoding ChaN family lipoprotein has product MQTNGLRIAKAVLACLAALMTAAHAASGCLSPSAWTSLEQQTPGAISAAKVMDEMAKRDVVLLGEYHDDADHHRWQLQVLSDLYLLRPDMVIGFEMFPRRVQPALDRWVAGELTVKQFLEQSDWSKVWNTSPELYLPLFQFARLNRIPMIALNVENALNKAVREKGWDAVPDSQREGLGKPAAPSDDYRNFLLEIYRMHLAAHGKAQDKVRASDPGFRRFVESQTTWDRAMAEALAQRARPAQAGAAPLVVGIIGAGHVRFGRGVAHQLRDLGIRNVGALLAVEHDADCKEIRNGLASAVFTLPPQAQEKQAPPRLGVRLDDSGDAVRIVDVSAGSLAEQTGLKADDRLLEVGGAPVKAAAQVAQAVRSQPAGTWLPIRIRRGAEALDIVVKFPVNP; this is encoded by the coding sequence ATGCAGACAAACGGTCTACGAATCGCCAAAGCGGTACTGGCCTGCCTGGCGGCGCTCATGACCGCCGCCCATGCGGCATCGGGTTGTTTGAGTCCAAGCGCATGGACAAGCCTGGAGCAACAAACGCCCGGCGCCATCTCTGCCGCCAAGGTAATGGACGAGATGGCCAAACGCGATGTCGTCCTGCTGGGCGAATACCATGACGACGCCGATCATCATCGCTGGCAATTGCAGGTACTTTCCGACCTGTACCTATTGCGCCCGGACATGGTCATCGGCTTCGAGATGTTCCCGCGCCGCGTGCAGCCCGCGCTGGATCGCTGGGTGGCGGGCGAGCTGACGGTCAAGCAATTCCTGGAGCAGTCGGACTGGAGCAAGGTGTGGAATACGTCGCCTGAACTCTACCTGCCGTTGTTCCAGTTTGCGCGGCTTAACCGCATTCCGATGATCGCGCTGAATGTCGAAAACGCACTCAACAAGGCAGTGCGCGAAAAGGGTTGGGATGCAGTTCCGGATTCGCAGCGCGAAGGCTTGGGCAAACCGGCGGCGCCATCGGATGACTACCGCAATTTTCTACTCGAAATCTACCGCATGCACCTGGCCGCGCATGGCAAAGCACAGGACAAGGTGCGCGCCTCCGATCCCGGCTTCCGCCGTTTCGTCGAATCGCAGACGACCTGGGACAGGGCGATGGCGGAAGCGCTCGCGCAGCGTGCGCGCCCGGCTCAGGCGGGCGCGGCGCCGCTGGTCGTGGGCATCATCGGTGCCGGCCACGTGCGTTTCGGCCGGGGCGTGGCGCATCAGTTGCGCGACCTGGGAATACGGAACGTGGGGGCGTTGCTGGCCGTGGAGCATGACGCCGATTGCAAGGAGATCCGAAACGGCCTGGCCAGCGCCGTGTTCACGCTGCCGCCTCAGGCGCAGGAAAAGCAGGCCCCGCCGCGGCTCGGCGTGCGGCTCGACGACAGCGGGGATGCGGTACGCATCGTGGACGTCAGCGCCGGCAGCCTGGCCGAGCAAACCGGGCTGAAGGCTGACGACCGCCTGCTGGAAGTCGGCGGCGCGCCGGTCAAGGCGGCAGCGCAAGTGGCGCAGGCGGTCCGAAGCCAGCCGGCCGGCACCTGGCTGCCGATACGCATACGACGCGGCGCCGAAGCGCTGGACATCGTCGTCAAGTTTCCGGTGAATCCATGA
- a CDS encoding isoprenylcysteine carboxylmethyltransferase family protein, which translates to MSHDTSAYGLWSLVILNSLVFIIFAFSFTKPKTSRDWRSFGAFSAFIVALFSEMYGFPLTIYLLLPWLSRHFPGIDFLSHDAGHLLEMMFGWKANPHFGPFHMLSNIFIFGGFFMLASAWRVLYEAQTRHRLAADGLYAHMRHPQYVAFVLIMFGFLLQWPTLITLLMFPILVVVYARLAQSEERNMLAEFGPEYETYRRHTPAFIPDFRRRGAAAGRQ; encoded by the coding sequence ATGAGCCACGATACGTCCGCATATGGCCTGTGGTCGCTAGTAATTTTGAACTCGCTGGTGTTCATCATCTTCGCGTTCAGCTTCACCAAGCCGAAGACGTCGCGCGACTGGCGCTCCTTCGGCGCGTTCTCGGCATTCATCGTCGCGCTGTTCTCCGAGATGTACGGTTTCCCGCTCACCATCTATCTTCTGTTGCCCTGGCTGTCGCGGCATTTCCCGGGCATCGACTTCCTGTCGCACGATGCCGGCCACTTGCTGGAAATGATGTTCGGGTGGAAGGCCAATCCGCATTTCGGGCCTTTCCACATGCTCAGCAACATCTTCATCTTCGGCGGATTCTTCATGCTCGCGTCGGCGTGGCGGGTGCTGTACGAGGCGCAAACCCGCCACCGGCTGGCCGCCGATGGACTATATGCGCACATGCGGCATCCGCAGTACGTCGCCTTCGTCTTGATCATGTTCGGATTCCTGCTGCAGTGGCCCACGCTCATCACGCTGCTGATGTTCCCCATCCTGGTCGTGGTGTATGCGCGCCTGGCGCAATCGGAAGAACGGAACATGCTTGCCGAGTTCGGGCCGGAATATGAAACATATCGGCGCCACACGCCGGCCTTCATCCCCGATTTCCGGCGCAGAGGCGCGGCCGCAGGTCGCCAGTAA
- a CDS encoding DUF2933 domain-containing protein, producing the protein MHNEAPRYARRWKWALIGFLLVAAFFLWTEHRAHLFGILPYLLLLACPLMHLFHHGHGHGRHRGGADPHAGNTPRKSERIGEQP; encoded by the coding sequence ATGCACAATGAGGCGCCGAGATATGCCAGGCGCTGGAAATGGGCGCTGATCGGCTTTCTTTTGGTTGCGGCCTTCTTCCTGTGGACGGAACACCGCGCCCACCTGTTTGGCATCTTGCCGTACCTGCTGCTGCTTGCCTGCCCGCTGATGCACCTGTTCCATCACGGACACGGGCACGGTCGTCACCGGGGCGGCGCTGATCCTCATGCGGGCAACACACCGCGTAAAAGCGAACGTATCGGAGAACAGCCATGA
- a CDS encoding heavy-metal-associated domain-containing protein has protein sequence MYMFRVEKMSCGGCAGRVTKAIRQVDSAAQVDVDLQSKQVRVTSAADAPVLAAAITQAGYPAQIAAVGNAEK, from the coding sequence ATGTACATGTTTCGAGTGGAAAAGATGTCTTGCGGCGGCTGTGCCGGCCGCGTGACGAAGGCAATCCGCCAGGTCGACAGTGCCGCGCAAGTGGACGTCGACTTGCAGAGCAAGCAAGTTCGCGTAACAAGCGCTGCCGATGCGCCCGTTCTGGCAGCAGCGATCACCCAAGCGGGTTATCCGGCACAAATTGCGGCTGTGGGTAACGCCGAAAAATAG
- a CDS encoding ABC transporter substrate-binding protein — MLVSRLMRAALICALSLRAFAAGAETGVTDSTIVLGMSAPLSGVNGAYGVEMKDAIAGYIRQVNAEGGIHNRKIELVALDDGYETERAVANTKALIDNHKAFALLGYYGSSPTTAAMQVFSAARVPLVGTISGADALRTPVNRYMFHVRASYGDETEAITEQLVSLGLKNIAVFYQNDGFGKSGLDGVTATLKKHGLAPTALGTVERNSTDVGAAVQAISKVQPQAVIMVSLYKPTAAFVRQMKNAGLHPQYATLSPVGADLLVAELGNDARGIGISQVVPYPWNDTVPLVKEYKHMLAQQGKTPVLSYYGVEGFITAKTMVEAIRRAGRDLTREKLVAALEGMQGYDVGGYKLGYSAASHNGSRFVDLTVIGSNGKVLH; from the coding sequence ATGCTTGTCTCCAGACTGATGCGCGCCGCGCTGATCTGCGCGCTGTCGTTGCGCGCCTTTGCCGCCGGCGCCGAAACCGGCGTCACCGACAGCACCATCGTCCTCGGCATGTCGGCCCCGCTCAGCGGCGTCAACGGCGCCTACGGCGTCGAGATGAAGGATGCGATCGCCGGCTATATCCGGCAGGTCAACGCCGAAGGCGGCATACACAACCGCAAGATCGAGCTGGTGGCGCTGGACGACGGCTACGAAACCGAGCGCGCGGTCGCCAACACCAAGGCGCTGATCGACAACCACAAGGCATTCGCGCTGCTGGGCTACTACGGCTCATCCCCGACCACGGCGGCGATGCAGGTATTCTCCGCGGCCAGGGTGCCGCTGGTGGGCACCATCAGCGGCGCGGACGCCCTGCGCACGCCGGTCAACCGCTACATGTTCCACGTGCGCGCCAGCTATGGCGACGAAACCGAGGCGATCACGGAGCAGCTGGTGTCGCTCGGCCTGAAGAATATCGCGGTGTTCTACCAGAACGACGGCTTCGGCAAGTCCGGCCTGGATGGCGTGACCGCCACCCTCAAGAAGCATGGGCTGGCGCCGACAGCGCTGGGCACGGTGGAGCGCAATTCGACCGATGTCGGCGCGGCCGTGCAGGCGATCTCGAAGGTGCAACCGCAGGCGGTCATCATGGTCAGCCTGTACAAGCCGACCGCCGCCTTCGTGCGCCAGATGAAGAACGCGGGCTTGCATCCGCAGTACGCGACGCTGTCGCCGGTGGGCGCCGACCTGCTGGTGGCGGAACTGGGCAACGACGCGCGCGGCATCGGCATTTCGCAGGTGGTGCCCTATCCATGGAACGACACGGTGCCGCTGGTGAAGGAATACAAGCACATGCTGGCGCAGCAGGGCAAGACGCCGGTGCTGTCCTATTACGGCGTCGAAGGCTTCATCACCGCCAAGACCATGGTCGAGGCGATCCGCCGCGCCGGGCGCGACCTCACCCGCGAGAAGCTGGTCGCCGCGCTGGAAGGCATGCAGGGTTACGACGTGGGCGGCTACAAGCTCGGCTATTCGGCCGCCAGCCATAACGGTTCCAGATTCGTCGACCTGACCGTCATCGGCAGCAACGGCAAGGTGCTGCACTAG
- a CDS encoding ABC transporter permease, whose translation MNVHGMKAIYRFEMARWWRTLLQSIASPVISTSLYFIVFGSAIGSRMAQIDGVSYGAYIVPGLIMLSVLTESISNASFGIYMPKWAGTIYEVLSAPVSPFEIVVGYVGAAATKSVLLGLIILATARVFVDYTIVHPLWMVAFLVLTSVTFSLFGFIIGVWADGWEKLQIVPVMIVTPLTFLGGSFYSISMLPAFWQKVTLFNPVVYLVSGFRWSFYDVSDVGVGLSLGMTLVFMLLCLAAIWWIFRTGYRLKK comes from the coding sequence ATGAACGTACACGGAATGAAGGCCATCTACCGGTTCGAAATGGCGCGCTGGTGGCGAACGCTGCTGCAGAGCATTGCGTCGCCGGTCATCTCGACGTCGCTCTACTTCATCGTGTTCGGTTCTGCCATCGGTTCGCGCATGGCCCAGATCGACGGCGTCAGCTATGGCGCATATATAGTGCCCGGGCTGATCATGCTGTCGGTCCTGACCGAGAGCATTTCCAACGCTTCCTTCGGCATCTACATGCCGAAATGGGCCGGCACGATCTACGAAGTGCTGTCGGCGCCGGTGTCGCCGTTCGAGATCGTGGTGGGCTATGTCGGCGCGGCGGCGACGAAGTCCGTGCTCCTGGGCCTGATCATCCTGGCCACGGCCCGGGTGTTCGTCGATTACACGATCGTGCACCCGTTGTGGATGGTGGCCTTCCTGGTGCTGACCTCGGTGACGTTCAGCCTGTTCGGCTTCATCATCGGCGTCTGGGCCGATGGCTGGGAAAAGCTGCAGATCGTGCCGGTCATGATCGTCACCCCGCTGACCTTCCTCGGCGGCAGTTTTTACTCGATCAGCATGCTGCCCGCATTCTGGCAAAAGGTGACCCTGTTTAACCCGGTGGTCTATCTCGTCAGTGGCTTTCGCTGGAGCTTCTATGACGTGTCCGACGTCGGCGTCGGGCTCAGCCTTGGGATGACGCTCGTATTCATGCTGCTGTGCCTGGCAGCGATCTGGTGGATATTCAGGACCGGCTACCGGTTGAAGAAATGA
- a CDS encoding ABC transporter ATP-binding protein — protein sequence MQPVISIKALTKTYASGFQALRDINLDIRRGEIFALLGPNGAGKTTLISIICGIVTASTGSVTADGHDIGRDYRAARKKIGLVPQELSTDAFESVWDTVKFSRGLFGKAPDDTYLEKVLKDLSLWDKRDSKIMALSGGMKRRVMIAKALSHEPAILFLDEPTAGVDVELRRDMWAMVRHLRENGVTIILTTHYIEEAEEMADRIGVISKGEILLVEDKAVLMKKLGKKQLTLLLQHPLAAVPADLAGYPLELSADGSQLVYTFDAQSEHPGVPDLLRRLDERGIHFKDLQTRESSLEEIFVNLVHGKGGEGGRA from the coding sequence GTGCAACCAGTCATTTCGATCAAGGCGCTGACCAAGACCTATGCGTCCGGTTTCCAGGCGCTCAGGGACATCAATCTCGACATCCGGCGCGGAGAAATCTTCGCGCTGCTCGGCCCGAACGGCGCGGGCAAGACCACGCTGATCAGCATCATCTGCGGCATCGTCACGGCTTCCACCGGCAGCGTGACGGCTGACGGCCACGACATCGGCCGCGACTACCGCGCCGCGCGCAAGAAGATCGGTCTGGTGCCGCAGGAACTGTCCACCGACGCCTTCGAGAGCGTGTGGGACACGGTGAAGTTCAGCCGAGGCCTGTTTGGCAAGGCGCCCGACGACACCTACCTGGAAAAGGTGCTGAAGGACTTGTCGCTGTGGGACAAGCGCGATTCAAAAATCATGGCTTTGTCGGGCGGCATGAAACGCCGCGTGATGATCGCCAAGGCGCTGAGCCACGAGCCGGCCATCCTGTTCCTCGATGAGCCGACCGCCGGCGTCGACGTCGAGCTGCGCCGCGACATGTGGGCCATGGTGCGGCACCTGCGCGAAAACGGCGTGACCATCATCCTGACCACGCATTACATCGAGGAAGCCGAGGAAATGGCGGACCGCATCGGCGTGATCAGCAAGGGAGAGATCCTGCTGGTCGAGGACAAGGCGGTGCTGATGAAAAAGCTGGGCAAGAAGCAGCTCACGCTGCTGCTGCAGCATCCGCTCGCTGCGGTGCCGGCCGACCTGGCCGGCTATCCGCTGGAGCTGTCCGCCGACGGCAGCCAGCTGGTCTATACCTTCGACGCGCAAAGCGAGCATCCGGGCGTGCCGGACCTGCTGCGGCGCCTGGACGAGCGCGGCATCCACTTCAAGGACTTGCAGACGCGCGAAAGCTCGCTGGAGGAAATTTTCGTCAATCTGGTACATGGTAAAGGCGGCGAAGGAGGCCGGGCATGA
- a CDS encoding secondary thiamine-phosphate synthase enzyme YjbQ, with translation MTHQSILEFTTPGRGTSNITAAIAQAVAASGVDTGLAHVFVQHTSCSLTITENADPDVRRDLDTVLARLAPDGDPAYRHDLEGPDDMAAHARSVLTGTGLTVPVGAGRLLLGTWQGIYLWEHRAGAQRRSVVVTVLGD, from the coding sequence ATGACGCACCAGAGCATCCTCGAATTCACCACGCCCGGGCGCGGCACCAGCAACATCACCGCCGCCATCGCGCAAGCCGTGGCCGCCTCCGGCGTGGACACCGGCCTCGCGCACGTCTTTGTTCAGCACACCAGCTGTTCGCTGACGATCACCGAGAACGCCGACCCCGACGTGCGGCGCGACCTCGACACCGTCCTCGCACGCCTGGCGCCCGACGGCGATCCCGCCTACCGCCACGACCTGGAAGGGCCGGACGACATGGCCGCGCATGCGCGCAGCGTGCTGACCGGCACCGGCCTGACGGTCCCGGTCGGCGCCGGCCGCCTGCTGCTCGGCACCTGGCAAGGCATTTACCTGTGGGAGCACCGCGCCGGCGCGCAGCGGCGCAGCGTGGTGGTCACCGTGCTGGGCGACTGA